From the genome of Halomonas sp. I5-271120, one region includes:
- a CDS encoding tautomerase family protein: MPLLRFDVVKGRDEKALRTMLDTAHAAMLEAFEVPATDRYQIVHQHEPNELIVEDTGLGFSRSDNLVMISIVSKPRTQHQKERLYALLAERLESECGISSQDLMVSITENGDADWSFGMGEAQFLTGKL; this comes from the coding sequence GTGCCGCTATTACGTTTCGATGTGGTCAAAGGGCGCGACGAGAAAGCGCTGAGGACCATGCTGGATACCGCCCATGCGGCCATGCTGGAAGCATTCGAGGTGCCGGCAACGGACCGCTATCAGATCGTGCACCAGCACGAGCCTAACGAACTGATCGTCGAGGACACCGGTCTCGGGTTCAGCAGAAGCGACAACCTGGTGATGATCAGCATCGTCAGCAAACCTAGAACGCAGCACCAGAAAGAACGACTCTACGCTCTACTCGCCGAACGGCTGGAATCCGAGTGCGGTATTTCATCTCAGGACCTGATGGTTTCTATTACCGAGAATGGAGACGCCGACTGGAGCTTTGGCATGGGTGAAGCTCAGTTCCTGACCGGCAAGCTGTAA